The genomic interval ATATCCTCTTCCAGTAGATATTTTATATGGACAACAAAATATATTGTATGTACGATCAAACCTTAACATTAAAATTTATCCTGTCATTTCAATAGATTTTAGCTTGACGCCAATGCGCGAAGGCGGGAATGACGGTTTATTTAAATCTTCCTCTAAAACAATATAATACTAATCCTTTTAATTTTGGACAGAATTTTTTCTCTTTAATGTAAACTATTTGAATCATTTTTAAAAGATAAATATCAGTAAAAACAGATTCATAACAGTATCAAGAGTGTTGCCATCCTACCCTCCATCTGATATGATCAGCCATTATGACAATCGCCATTATTTATCCACCAACATGTGACACTACAGGGCCTTATCTGTCGGTGCCCATACTAACTGCCTGGCTCCGAAGCCACAATAAAAAGGTATTACCAATAGATGCAAATATTGAGGCCTACAACTATCTGCTAAAAGAAAATACCCTGTCAGATATGCTTAACAGTATAAGAAAACTTTACAGGGCACTGGATGAAAAACCATCTCTCAACCACAGCGACCAGATGAAATATGTGCAGCTATATAATGCTATGGCTAAACTCAATTGGGTCCCTGATAACATAGAGGATGCTGTAAGTGTAATGCGAGACAGCACAGGGGGAAGATTTTTTAATGCTGAAGAGTATGAAAAGGCAGTTATAACTATTGAGGCAGGTTTAAAAATAATAAGCGCCCTTTATCACCCCCTTTATCTGGATTTCCAAAATTATAGAACACCATTTTCACTACTTTCTCCCAGCCAGATAAAGGCAGATGCAGCCACTGATAAAAACCCGTTTCATTCAACATATAAAAGAGTTGCAGACCGAATCAAAGAAAACAATGTCTCTCTTGCCGGTATATCCATTGCCTTTCCCGGGCAGATCCAGCCAGGGTTCTCTCTTGCGGGGTATTTAAGGTCTTGTTTTACGGATATACACATTACTGTTGGCGGTCCTGCAATTACACAGATACTTTTGAGGCATGATCATGAGAATCAGCTGAAGATACTTGGTCCATTTGATACCGCAATTATCTATGAGGGAGAGGAGCCATTTCTTGATCTTGCCAACTCACTCGAAAGGGGTGAAAAACCTGCGGGTATCATTAATGGTTCAATTGATAAACCTATGGAAAAGCTACCTGCACCGGATTTTGACGGGCTCCCACTTGACCTCTATTTTTCTCCAGAGCCTGTTCTCCCCTATGACCCGAGCCGAGGCTGTTACTGGGGTAAGTGCTCATTCTGCCATTATGGGCTTAGCAGCGAGGGTACAGCAAAATATCGTGAACGCAATATCAATGATATAGTCAATCACCTGAAACAGTTGTCAAACCGATGGGGTTGCAAAAATTTCTATTTTTCACAGGATGCTTTTCTGCCTGAAACAGCACACAGGCTGGGGCTCGCTATAAAAGAAAAAAACCTTGATATCCATTGGTCAACAGACATGCGGCCAGAGGCTTCTCTTACACCTGAGATGTGTGCTGACCTGAAGGCAGGCGGGGCGCTGTCAATGGCATTAGGTATAGAATCTGCGTCTCCACGGCTCTTGAAGCTGATAAGAAAAGGGATCACCACAGACACCATGATAACGGCAGTAAAAAGCCTCGCATCAGCAGGCATTGCCGTTGAAGCAATGTGTTTCAACAATTTTCCGACCGAGACACTTAAGGATGCCCTGGCTACCATTGAATTTATCAGGGAGAACAAAAAATTTATTTCTCTATTTATTGATGGCCGTTTCGGGCTTTCTCACGGTTCAAGGGTTGCGCTCAATCCTTCAGAATATGGCATCAGTGAGATATGGCAGGTCTCAGGGGATGAGATAGGAACAGGGCTTTTTTACAGTATCAGGGGAAGAGAGCGCTCCATTAAGGAGCAGACAAAGATAGATAATGCCATTGACAGTTTATCAGCATACTGGTGGCTGCATGATTACCCCTGGGCAGGTTCTCTTTCAACAGTACACACCATCCTGTGGTATGAAAAAAGGGGCAGAGATACATTTAGAAAGAGCGCAAAAAAAGGGCATAGAACCACATTTTCAACGCCCATGACAAAGATAAAAAGCCGTTATGATATAAAGAGCATGGAATATACAGCATTAGAAAATGAGGCAGAGATATGGCAGACCCTGGTTTATGAACACAGGGCAGTGAGTCCTGAAAGATATAATAACCTTGCAGCTAAATTTCCCCTTATCCAGCCTGAAAAACGTTAATCAGATAATCACCTTCATACAGTTACAGAGAGAATCTAATGTAACAGGTGATTAACCCTTGAGTAAAAACCCGCTTTCATAATAATCGCCAATGCCCTTTTCAATAGAATATTCCGGGACAAAACCGATCTTTTCCCTGGCAAGGGTCATATCGCATTCTGTATAGGCCTGATAATTCCCCTCATAGGGGTTTACTATATATTCAGGGGTGCGACTAAGTTTAAGGGTATCATTGAGGAGCTCAACAAGCCTGTTAAAGGTTGTAGCATGCCCTGAACCGCAGTTCACAATACAGCTTTCAGGCGCCACACTTGCGAGCATATTTGCACGAACAACATCCTTTACATAGATATAATCGCGTTTCTGCTCACCATAACAGAAAAGGCGCGGGTTGCCTACCAGCATCTGGTGTGCAAACTGATAGATCATGGTGGAACGAGACCCCTTATGGTATTCCCTTGGGCCATAGACATTGCAGTACCTGAGACCGACAAAAACCACATGGGGATAGAGACTTTGCAGTTTCAGGGCAACTTCTTCCAGCATCTTTTTTGATTCCGCATAAGGGGTGTTCAGGTCACATGGATCAGTCTCTTTATAAGGGGCAGGGTTAAGGCCATAGACTGCCGTTGATGTGGCATATACAATATGTTTGCACCCGTTTTGAATAACATGATGAAAAAGCCTTTCTGATGATTCTACATTTGCCCTTAAGATCTCTTTCCTGTCAGTGATACGGGTATTATTCATAGCGGCCTGATGAAACAGGACATCAACCTTACCAATTCTATCCCAGTCAATGCCAAGAAGGCCAGGGTAGAGGCATTTTCCATCAAATTCAGGAAGTTGCTGCTCAGATTCATGCCCTGTAATAATTATTTCATGCCCCTTATGCAACAGGTGAAGGGCAATATTTGACCCGATAAAACCAGTTCCACCAGTAACTAAACATCGCATATTTATATCTTTCCTTTTTTATTTTTTTATTCCAAATCTTCTTTTACATTTTCAGGATATATTTCAACCTAAAATCATATTATCAATAGCATACTTTTTCAGGATCATCTACCAGATCAGCAAGTATCTTTAAAAGTCTTTCAGGATCAAAGGGTTTATTAAGTATACCGTTTACACAATAGGACTTTAGCCTTTCAATAGTCATATTTTCCATATCAGCATATGCCGTAACAATAATTGTTGGTATAGAAATCCCCTTTTCCTTCATCAGCATAAATGTTTCAAGGCCGCTCAGTATCGGCATCCTGAGATCAAGTATCAGAATATCGATATTTTCTTCCTGCACACGTTTGATTGCCTCATCACCATTTTTTGCCTTGTATACTGTAAAACCATAATCATCAAGAACATCCTTTAGGTTATTTAAAAAGTCGGGGTCATCATCTGCAATCAGTATACCTGTAGGCATAACCTTT from Desulfatiglans sp. carries:
- a CDS encoding NAD-dependent epimerase/dehydratase family protein — encoded protein: MRCLVTGGTGFIGSNIALHLLHKGHEIIITGHESEQQLPEFDGKCLYPGLLGIDWDRIGKVDVLFHQAAMNNTRITDRKEILRANVESSERLFHHVIQNGCKHIVYATSTAVYGLNPAPYKETDPCDLNTPYAESKKMLEEVALKLQSLYPHVVFVGLRYCNVYGPREYHKGSRSTMIYQFAHQMLVGNPRLFCYGEQKRDYIYVKDVVRANMLASVAPESCIVNCGSGHATTFNRLVELLNDTLKLSRTPEYIVNPYEGNYQAYTECDMTLAREKIGFVPEYSIEKGIGDYYESGFLLKG
- a CDS encoding response regulator; this encodes MKSLNILIVDDDRDFAESLSDIFEMEGHKCEMAHDGETAIKKLVEKDFDLTFMDIKMSGKNGVESFLEIRKIKPNAKIIMMTGYSVEDLITQAVENGAWGVLHKPLDMDKILSMIKKVMPTGILIADDDPDFLNNLKDVLDDYGFTVYKAKNGDEAIKRVQEENIDILILDLRMPILSGLETFMLMKEKGISIPTIIVTAYADMENMTIERLKSYCVNGILNKPFDPERLLKILADLVDDPEKVCY
- a CDS encoding B12-binding domain-containing radical SAM protein, coding for MTIAIIYPPTCDTTGPYLSVPILTAWLRSHNKKVLPIDANIEAYNYLLKENTLSDMLNSIRKLYRALDEKPSLNHSDQMKYVQLYNAMAKLNWVPDNIEDAVSVMRDSTGGRFFNAEEYEKAVITIEAGLKIISALYHPLYLDFQNYRTPFSLLSPSQIKADAATDKNPFHSTYKRVADRIKENNVSLAGISIAFPGQIQPGFSLAGYLRSCFTDIHITVGGPAITQILLRHDHENQLKILGPFDTAIIYEGEEPFLDLANSLERGEKPAGIINGSIDKPMEKLPAPDFDGLPLDLYFSPEPVLPYDPSRGCYWGKCSFCHYGLSSEGTAKYRERNINDIVNHLKQLSNRWGCKNFYFSQDAFLPETAHRLGLAIKEKNLDIHWSTDMRPEASLTPEMCADLKAGGALSMALGIESASPRLLKLIRKGITTDTMITAVKSLASAGIAVEAMCFNNFPTETLKDALATIEFIRENKKFISLFIDGRFGLSHGSRVALNPSEYGISEIWQVSGDEIGTGLFYSIRGRERSIKEQTKIDNAIDSLSAYWWLHDYPWAGSLSTVHTILWYEKRGRDTFRKSAKKGHRTTFSTPMTKIKSRYDIKSMEYTALENEAEIWQTLVYEHRAVSPERYNNLAAKFPLIQPEKR